One Ricinus communis isolate WT05 ecotype wild-type chromosome 2, ASM1957865v1, whole genome shotgun sequence DNA segment encodes these proteins:
- the LOC8261692 gene encoding KH domain-containing protein At2g38610 isoform X2, producing MTALPKSPLFILQICTHPFIVFHLLLSLSLSLPSWFFHLSQPPTSSSLPLLICFCFCLSSIIFMSGLYAQNFSPARALSPHIRTTPDVDSGQYLTELLEEHQKLGPFNQVLPICSRLLNQEILRVSGMIPNQGFSDFDRLQRGSLSPMASSEILASNRGTSIMGWNGLPQERLGAQGMNVDWQAAPASPSSYIVKKILRLDIPVDSYPNFNFVGRLLGPRGNSLKRVEASTGCRVYIRGKGSIKDPEKEDSLRGRPGYEHLSDPLHILIEAELPVNIVDMRLRQAREIIEELLKPVDESQDIYKRQQLRELAMLNSNYREESPRPSGSVSPFTSSGMKRAKTGQ from the exons ATGACTGCCCTACCGAAAAGCCCACTCTTCATTTTGCAAATTTGCACCCACccatttattgtttttcatctcctcctctctctttctctctctctgccCTCCTGGTTTTTTCACCTTTCACAGCCCCCCACTTCTTCTTCTCTGCCTTTGTTAATTTGCTTCTGCTTCTGTTTGTCAAGTATCATATTCATGTCAGGCTTATATGCACAGAATTTTTCACCTGCAAGAGCTTTGTCTCCACATATAAGAACAACTCCTGATGTTGATAG tGGTCAGTATTTGACAGAACTGTTAGAAGAACACCAGAAGTTGGGACCTTTCAACCAGGTTCTCCCTATATGTAGCCGACTTTTGAATCAAG AGATATTAAGAGTTTCTGGAATGATTCCCAACCAGGGCTTCAGTGATTTTGATAGACTGCAACGTGGAAGCTTAAGTCCTATGGCATCTTCAGAAATACTAGCAAGTAATAGGGGAACAAGCATCATGGGGTGGAATGGACTGCCACAAGAG AGATTGGGAGCACAAGGGATGAATGTTGACTGGCAAGCAGCACCAGCGAGCCCAAGTTCCTATATTGTGAAGAAAATCTTGCGTTTGGATATTCCTGTTGATAGCTATCCAAAT TTCAATTTTGTTGGTCGGCTTCTGGGCCCAAGGGGCAATTCATTGAAGCGAGTGGAAGCTTCTACGGGTTGTCGCGTGTATATTAGAGGAAAAGGTTCAATAAAAGACCCTGAGAAG GAAGATTCATTAAGGGGAAGACCGGGGTATGAACACCTGAGTGATCCTCTGCACATTTTAATTGAAGCTGAATTACCTGTCAATATTGTGGATATGCGATTGAGACAAGCACGGGAAATCATTGAAGAACTGCTTAAACCTGTG GACGAGTCGCAGGATATCTATAAGAGACAACAGCTGAGAGAATTAGCAATGTTGAATTCAAATTACAGGGAAGAGAGCCCTCGACCGAGTGGCAGTGTCTCTCCGTTCACTTCAAGCGGAATGAAGCGAGCCAAGACTGGTCAATAA
- the LOC8261692 gene encoding KH domain-containing protein At2g38610 isoform X1: MTALPKSPLFILQICTHPFIVFHLLLSLSLSLPSWFFHLSQPPTSSSLPLLICFCFCLSSIIFMSGLYAQNFSPARALSPHIRTTPDVDSGQYLTELLEEHQKLGPFNQVLPICSRLLNQEILRVSGMIPNQGFSDFDRLQRGSLSPMASSEILASNRGTSIMGWNGLPQEQRLGAQGMNVDWQAAPASPSSYIVKKILRLDIPVDSYPNFNFVGRLLGPRGNSLKRVEASTGCRVYIRGKGSIKDPEKEDSLRGRPGYEHLSDPLHILIEAELPVNIVDMRLRQAREIIEELLKPVDESQDIYKRQQLRELAMLNSNYREESPRPSGSVSPFTSSGMKRAKTGQ; the protein is encoded by the exons ATGACTGCCCTACCGAAAAGCCCACTCTTCATTTTGCAAATTTGCACCCACccatttattgtttttcatctcctcctctctctttctctctctctgccCTCCTGGTTTTTTCACCTTTCACAGCCCCCCACTTCTTCTTCTCTGCCTTTGTTAATTTGCTTCTGCTTCTGTTTGTCAAGTATCATATTCATGTCAGGCTTATATGCACAGAATTTTTCACCTGCAAGAGCTTTGTCTCCACATATAAGAACAACTCCTGATGTTGATAG tGGTCAGTATTTGACAGAACTGTTAGAAGAACACCAGAAGTTGGGACCTTTCAACCAGGTTCTCCCTATATGTAGCCGACTTTTGAATCAAG AGATATTAAGAGTTTCTGGAATGATTCCCAACCAGGGCTTCAGTGATTTTGATAGACTGCAACGTGGAAGCTTAAGTCCTATGGCATCTTCAGAAATACTAGCAAGTAATAGGGGAACAAGCATCATGGGGTGGAATGGACTGCCACAAGAG CAGAGATTGGGAGCACAAGGGATGAATGTTGACTGGCAAGCAGCACCAGCGAGCCCAAGTTCCTATATTGTGAAGAAAATCTTGCGTTTGGATATTCCTGTTGATAGCTATCCAAAT TTCAATTTTGTTGGTCGGCTTCTGGGCCCAAGGGGCAATTCATTGAAGCGAGTGGAAGCTTCTACGGGTTGTCGCGTGTATATTAGAGGAAAAGGTTCAATAAAAGACCCTGAGAAG GAAGATTCATTAAGGGGAAGACCGGGGTATGAACACCTGAGTGATCCTCTGCACATTTTAATTGAAGCTGAATTACCTGTCAATATTGTGGATATGCGATTGAGACAAGCACGGGAAATCATTGAAGAACTGCTTAAACCTGTG GACGAGTCGCAGGATATCTATAAGAGACAACAGCTGAGAGAATTAGCAATGTTGAATTCAAATTACAGGGAAGAGAGCCCTCGACCGAGTGGCAGTGTCTCTCCGTTCACTTCAAGCGGAATGAAGCGAGCCAAGACTGGTCAATAA